In Terriglobia bacterium, the following are encoded in one genomic region:
- the recG gene encoding ATP-dependent DNA helicase RecG: MSCASCASCVPFLFCMLRLDSDVQYIKGVGPRRASLLVSRGIRTIEDLLLHIPKAYQDRANFVPLASLKIGQDAAVHARVYRSSVLQTRTRGRILDVILTDGTSFVHAKWFHGNYLQTRDFNAGREVVLFGRVDFDRYESRFVFFNPEFELIDTGDQSNSLDIGRYVPIYEELAGITSRQMRRIVAAALADLTKDVPDPLPDDVRTNHGFPDLRLSLERIHFPIAKDNLDQLNQRRSPYHRRMIFEEFFLLELIYALRRGQTRSLNGVRFETRDRTRERVKKILPFHPTAAQKRVLKEIVDDLKAPYPMIRLMQGDVGSGKTIVAFESIVIAVENGYQAALMAPTEILAEQHFINAKRILEPLNYRIGVVRRGIKKAEKQELIEKIGEGEIDVIIGTHALVEEHTRFKNLGLVIVDEQHRFGVVQRLQLMAKGDNPNTLVMTATPIPRTLAMTLYGDLDLSVIDEMPPGRTPIRTIHAIDRDAERIYRTIRDELEQGRQVYAVYPVIEESEKVDLKSATEGFKKLSETFKGRRVALLHGRLKSDEKEATMAAFAAGQIHILVSTTVIEVGVDVANATVMLIEHAERFGLAQLHQLRGRVGRGPHRSLCILMTPARLNDVARQRIQAMVSTTDGFRLAEVDLQLRGPGEMAGTRQSGMPEFKVANLMLDSDLLSLAKQEAERWAERSGERERLIDALSARTRFVTVG, translated from the coding sequence ATGTCTTGTGCCTCTTGTGCTTCTTGTGTTCCTTTTCTCTTTTGTATGCTTCGACTAGACTCGGACGTCCAATACATCAAGGGGGTGGGTCCGCGGCGCGCATCGCTGCTGGTGTCGCGTGGTATCCGCACGATTGAGGATCTGCTCCTCCATATCCCGAAGGCATATCAGGACCGCGCCAACTTTGTTCCCCTGGCTTCGTTGAAGATCGGACAGGATGCCGCGGTTCACGCCCGCGTATATCGCAGCAGCGTGCTCCAGACCAGAACTCGAGGCCGCATTCTGGATGTCATACTCACCGACGGCACCAGTTTCGTTCACGCCAAGTGGTTCCATGGAAATTACCTGCAAACGCGCGATTTCAATGCCGGCCGCGAGGTCGTTCTGTTCGGGCGTGTCGATTTCGACCGGTATGAATCCAGGTTTGTGTTCTTCAATCCTGAATTTGAGTTAATCGACACAGGCGACCAATCCAACTCGCTGGATATCGGCCGTTATGTACCGATCTATGAAGAACTCGCTGGGATCACCAGCCGGCAGATGCGGCGGATCGTCGCGGCCGCGCTGGCGGATCTGACAAAAGATGTACCCGATCCACTGCCCGACGACGTTCGTACAAACCACGGGTTTCCGGATCTTCGCCTGAGTCTTGAACGCATTCACTTTCCCATAGCGAAAGACAATCTCGACCAATTGAATCAGCGCCGTTCGCCCTATCACCGGCGGATGATCTTTGAGGAGTTTTTCTTACTCGAGTTGATCTATGCGTTGCGGCGCGGCCAGACTCGCTCGCTGAACGGCGTGCGCTTCGAGACCCGGGACCGCACGCGCGAACGGGTTAAAAAGATTCTGCCGTTTCATCCGACGGCCGCGCAGAAGCGCGTTTTGAAAGAAATCGTGGATGATCTGAAGGCGCCCTATCCGATGATCCGTTTGATGCAGGGCGACGTCGGGAGCGGCAAAACAATCGTCGCCTTTGAATCCATTGTCATTGCCGTCGAGAATGGCTATCAGGCGGCCTTGATGGCGCCGACCGAGATTCTTGCCGAACAGCACTTCATCAACGCCAAGCGGATCTTGGAACCCTTGAATTACCGGATCGGCGTGGTTCGGAGGGGAATCAAAAAAGCGGAGAAGCAGGAACTGATCGAGAAAATCGGCGAGGGCGAAATCGACGTCATCATCGGCACTCACGCTCTGGTTGAAGAACATACCAGGTTCAAGAACCTGGGGCTTGTCATTGTGGATGAGCAACATCGTTTCGGCGTAGTGCAGAGGCTGCAGCTGATGGCGAAAGGGGACAATCCGAACACTCTCGTGATGACGGCAACGCCGATTCCGCGGACTCTCGCGATGACCTTGTACGGAGACCTCGATCTTTCCGTCATTGACGAAATGCCGCCCGGCCGCACGCCGATCCGGACGATCCATGCGATTGATCGTGATGCAGAACGGATCTACCGCACCATACGCGATGAACTGGAACAGGGGCGGCAGGTCTATGCCGTTTATCCGGTGATCGAGGAATCGGAAAAAGTCGATCTCAAATCCGCGACGGAAGGCTTCAAGAAGTTGTCGGAGACCTTCAAAGGGCGGCGTGTGGCGCTTCTCCACGGGCGTTTGAAGTCTGACGAAAAAGAAGCGACGATGGCCGCATTTGCCGCGGGACAGATCCACATTCTGGTTTCAACCACCGTTATCGAAGTGGGTGTGGATGTGGCGAACGCTACCGTCATGCTCATCGAACACGCGGAGAGATTCGGCCTTGCTCAATTGCATCAGTTGCGCGGACGAGTGGGGCGGGGGCCGCATCGATCCCTGTGCATTCTGATGACACCCGCACGCCTGAACGACGTTGCACGGCAGCGCATTCAGGCGATGGTTTCGACCACCGACGGCTTCCGGCTGGCCGAGGTAGACCTTCAGCTGCGAGGACCGGGCGAAATGGCGGGCACCCGCCAGTCGGGAATGCCGGAATTTAAAGTTGCGAATCTGATGCTCGATAGTGATCTGCTGTCGCTCGCAAAGCAGGAAGCCGAACGCTGGGCGGAACGGTCCGGAGAGCGGGAGCGTTTGATCGACGCGCTCTCAGCCCGGACACGGTTTGTGACGGTGGGATGA
- the rsmD gene encoding 16S rRNA (guanine(966)-N(2))-methyltransferase RsmD: MRIISGKFGSRRLKGTPPSGLRPTSDKLRETVFNILGVRVEGATFLDGCAGTGAIGLEAISRGAALVYFVEQSRKACRMIRENLQELDIQEGFKVFEMDIRKAFEIVGAVDIAFVDPPYDRDDLYEATLNHFNGDLLVLEHSKRKDLPEAAGRLRKIRSLVQGDAALAFYTPEMM, translated from the coding sequence ATGCGTATCATCTCCGGAAAATTTGGCAGCCGGCGCCTTAAAGGAACACCGCCATCCGGACTGCGGCCGACGAGCGACAAGCTACGCGAGACGGTGTTTAATATATTAGGAGTTCGCGTCGAAGGCGCCACTTTCCTCGATGGATGCGCCGGAACGGGCGCGATCGGTCTCGAGGCCATCAGCCGCGGAGCGGCGCTGGTCTACTTCGTGGAGCAATCACGCAAGGCCTGCCGGATGATAAGGGAGAACCTGCAAGAACTGGACATTCAGGAAGGATTCAAGGTTTTTGAAATGGATATCCGAAAGGCGTTTGAGATCGTCGGTGCCGTCGATATCGCCTTTGTCGACCCGCCGTATGATCGCGATGACCTGTATGAAGCCACGTTGAATCACTTCAACGGCGATTTGCTCGTCCTTGAACATTCGAAACGAAAAGATCTGCCCGAGGCCGCCGGAAGGCTCAGGAAAATCCGATCTCTTGTGCAAGGTGATGCTGCGCTGGCATTCTATACGCCGGAGATGATGTGA
- the prfB gene encoding peptide chain release factor 2 (programmed frameshift) produces MLEELIERFTQLKSRSEDVRRFLDARTRQQQLDDLQKQIAEPNFWSDQDRSSKILQQRARLEETVELDRQVTQRIDDVQAFMELAREGEPVLNDFSSQLGDTEKFVERLETKVLLSGENDQLNAIVNIHPGAGGTEAQDWAEMLMRMYLRWAEQSGFKTQMLDYQNGDEAGIKSVTLNIIGEYAYGYLLSETGVHRLVRISPFDANKRRHTSFASVAVYPEVDDKIEVVIDPKDLRVDTYRSSGKGGQHVNTTDSAVRITHIPTNIVVQCQNERSQHKNRDVCMKVLRARLFELEVDKKKAESKVIEDSKLDIAFGSQIRSYVLQPYRLVKDTRTKVEAGDVDRVLNGDLESFMKAYLQARAQQATAK; encoded by the exons ATGCTCGAAGAGCTTATTGAACGATTCACACAATTGAAATCACGCAGCGAGGACGTCCGGAGGTTTCTT GACGCCCGTACCCGGCAACAGCAGCTTGACGACTTGCAGAAGCAGATCGCGGAGCCCAATTTCTGGTCGGATCAGGATCGTTCCAGCAAAATCCTTCAACAACGCGCCCGCCTTGAAGAGACAGTCGAACTCGATCGCCAGGTAACGCAGCGCATTGACGACGTTCAGGCCTTTATGGAACTGGCCCGCGAAGGCGAGCCAGTGCTTAATGATTTTTCCTCTCAGCTCGGCGACACTGAGAAATTTGTCGAACGCCTCGAAACCAAAGTGCTGCTCTCGGGCGAAAACGACCAGCTGAACGCGATTGTCAACATCCATCCCGGCGCCGGCGGCACCGAAGCGCAAGACTGGGCAGAGATGCTCATGCGCATGTATCTGCGGTGGGCGGAACAGAGCGGCTTCAAGACGCAGATGCTCGACTATCAGAACGGTGATGAAGCAGGCATCAAATCCGTGACGCTCAATATCATCGGCGAATACGCGTATGGTTACCTGCTCTCGGAGACCGGCGTCCACCGCCTGGTGCGCATTTCGCCTTTCGATGCAAACAAACGGAGGCACACGTCCTTCGCATCTGTCGCCGTCTACCCGGAAGTCGACGACAAGATCGAGGTCGTCATCGATCCGAAAGATCTTCGAGTCGATACCTACCGCTCGTCCGGAAAGGGCGGCCAGCATGTCAACACCACCGACTCGGCCGTACGCATCACGCACATCCCCACCAATATCGTCGTCCAGTGCCAGAACGAACGCTCGCAGCACAAGAACCGTGACGTCTGCATGAAAGTTCTGCGCGCCCGATTGTTCGAGCTCGAGGTGGACAAGAAAAAAGCGGAGTCAAAGGTGATCGAAGACAGCAAGCTGGACATCGCTTTCGGAAGCCAGATCCGGTCGTATGTGCTGCAGCCATACCGGCTTGTGAAAGATACGCGGACGAAGGTCGAAGCCGGTGATGTGGATCGCGTCCTGAATGGCGACCTGGAATCATTCATGAAGGCATACCTGCAAGCACGAGCCCAACAGGCGACAGCGAAATAG